In Bacteroidota bacterium, the following proteins share a genomic window:
- a CDS encoding cell shape determination protein CcmA, giving the protein MMKKIFNIRMLFWVCLVTSIGLATSCNKEEGNAGVTILNSYGPSPVARGAELRFIGENLDAVTSIVLPDNIVIDASAFTARTSTLITLTVPQNAMPGIVTLKTPSGDIVTKTHLSFLEPISIASFSPTSLKAD; this is encoded by the coding sequence ATGATGAAAAAGATATTTAACATACGGATGCTTTTTTGGGTTTGCCTTGTGACCTCAATTGGTCTGGCAACATCATGTAATAAGGAGGAAGGGAATGCTGGAGTAACTATTCTCAATAGTTATGGCCCTTCGCCAGTGGCACGGGGAGCTGAATTAAGGTTTATCGGTGAAAATCTGGATGCGGTTACATCAATTGTATTGCCTGATAACATAGTGATTGATGCTTCTGCATTTACGGCAAGAACTTCCACGCTTATAACCCTCACTGTACCCCAAAATGCTATGCCCGGTATAGTAACGTTGAAAACTCCTTCGGGTGATATCGTCACAAAAACGCATTTGAGCTTCCTGGAACCCATTTCTATAGCAAGTTTTTCACCCACTTCACTAAAAGCAGAT